A genomic segment from Rhodanobacteraceae bacterium encodes:
- a CDS encoding isopenicillin N synthase family oxygenase: MTMAVPTLDISRYDSDRANFVAELGRAYREYGFCGISGHGIPSSLIDGAYDAFQRFFALPDEVKRRYHIKGGGGARGYTPFMVETAKDSQYPDLKEFWHVGREIPRDSQYAEVMPENLWPEEVSDFRELGYGLYQALDNLGTRVLRALALHIDLPESYFEDKTNFGNSILRPIHYPPITQAEVPNVRAGAHEDINFITLLVGASAEGLQVLTRQGEWLPITTQGDAIVVNIGDMLQRLTNHVYPSTTHRVVNPPGEKARQPRFSVPFFLHPNPDFMIDVLPQCVSAENPSRYPQPISAHDYLLERLREIRLI, encoded by the coding sequence ATGACGATGGCCGTTCCTACCCTGGATATCAGTCGCTATGACAGCGACCGAGCCAATTTTGTCGCCGAATTGGGGCGGGCCTATCGTGAGTACGGCTTCTGCGGCATCAGTGGTCACGGCATACCCTCTTCGCTGATCGACGGCGCTTACGATGCCTTCCAGCGCTTCTTTGCCCTGCCCGATGAGGTCAAACGGCGCTATCACATCAAGGGCGGTGGTGGTGCCCGCGGCTATACGCCCTTCATGGTCGAGACCGCCAAGGACTCGCAGTACCCGGATCTGAAGGAGTTCTGGCACGTAGGCCGCGAGATTCCGCGCGATTCCCAGTATGCCGAGGTGATGCCGGAGAACCTGTGGCCGGAGGAAGTGTCGGATTTCCGGGAACTGGGATACGGCCTGTATCAGGCGCTGGACAATCTCGGAACTCGCGTGCTGCGAGCGCTGGCCCTGCATATCGATCTGCCCGAGTCCTATTTCGAGGACAAGACCAATTTCGGCAATTCGATCCTGCGGCCGATTCACTATCCGCCGATCACCCAGGCTGAAGTGCCCAATGTGCGCGCGGGCGCCCACGAGGACATCAACTTCATCACCTTGCTGGTCGGTGCCAGCGCAGAAGGCTTGCAGGTGCTGACCCGACAGGGCGAATGGCTGCCGATCACCACTCAGGGCGATGCCATCGTGGTCAACATCGGCGACATGCTGCAACGCCTGACCAATCACGTTTATCCATCAACCACGCACCGTGTGGTCAATCCGCCGGGGGAGAAGGCCCGGCAGCCGCGTTTCTCGGTGCCCTTCTTCCTGCATCCCAATCCGGATTTCATGATCGATGTGCTGCCGCAGTGCGTCAGTGCGGAGAATCCCAGTCGTTATCCGCAGCCGATCAGCGCGCATGATTATCTTCTGGAGCGGTTGCGCGAGATTCGCCTGATCTGA